From Haemorhous mexicanus isolate bHaeMex1 chromosome 2, bHaeMex1.pri, whole genome shotgun sequence, the proteins below share one genomic window:
- the CD58 gene encoding lymphocyte function-associated antigen 3 isoform X1, whose translation MWLLTSLLCLSPLLAHGYYKEIIGIVGENFTFPVQIDRKIVEAVWKKNKDKVVEWDVQTKPTYFNRLGNRTVLMENGSLTIVNLEKDDAGTYELVYWDSMKEQCLDFVLVVLDSLPKPEINCNSSDGELVLNCTANFHGSLNYTWKLSNNPHSYRNQELSIPLKNVDITTSATCIIKYSQTERSSEISLIQCLPEGKGDSSHKRHRNILIWAGLLTASIVLVVILEFLRRKGIIKLGTRRNTAQNKSPVNGSGEHEQLYPGNSQQQSNSEGAVCSHAVHCKNEEPEADRALNENDRALKGKKIVKNAVNQEEVIQDAGGENGGYLDNST comes from the exons ATGTGGCTGCTGACCTCGCTCCTGTGCCTTTCGCCCCTCCTGG CACATGGCTACTATAAGGAAATAATTGGCATTGTGGgagaaaattttacttttccagTACAAATAGACCGAAAAATAGTGGAAGCTGTctggaagaaaaacaaggataAAGTGGTTGAATGGGATGTTCAAACCAAACCGACATATTTTAATCGTCTCGGCAACAGGACTGTACTTATGGAGAATGGATCCTTGACTATAGTGAACTTGGAGAAGGATGATGCTGGCACATATGAGTTAGTGTACTGGGATTCTATGAAAGAACAATGCTTAGACTTCGTACTTGTTGTGTTAG ATTCCCTTCCAAAACCTGAAATAAATTGCAACAGCAGTGATGGTGAACTTGTATTAAACTGTACAGCAAATTTCCATGGGTCTCTGAATTACACTTGGAAGCTCAGTAACAATCCACACAGTTATCGGAACCAGGAGCTTTCCATCCCTTTGAAGAATGTTGATATTACCACCAGCGCTACATGTATCATTAAATATTCACAAACAGAAAGGAGCTCCGAAATCTCTTTGATTCAATGCcttccagaaggaaaag gagacaGTTCTCACAAACGACATAGAAATATTCTTATATGGGCTGGCCTCCTTACTGCATCTATTGTCCTAGTGGTAATCCTAGAATTCCTGCGCAGGAAAG GTATAATTAAACTTGGAACAAGAAGAAATACTGCTCAGAATAAGAGTCCAGTGAATGGCTCAG GAGAGCATGAGCAACTTTACCCTGGGAACAGCCAACAACAATCTAACTCAGAGGGAG CTGTGTGTTCACATGCTGTTCATTGTAAGAATGAAGAGCCTGAAGCAG ACAGAGCATTGAATGAGAATGACAGGGCCCTGAAAGGCAAGAAGATAGTTAAGAATGCTGTAAATCAGGAAG AAGTGATACAGGATGCAGGAGGTGAAAATGGGGGGTACCTGGACAACTCCACTTAA
- the CD58 gene encoding lymphocyte function-associated antigen 3 isoform X2, producing the protein MWLLTSLLCLSPLLAHGYYKEIIGIVGENFTFPVQIDRKIVEAVWKKNKDKVVEWDVQTKPTYFNRLGNRTVLMENGSLTIVNLEKDDAGTYELVYWDSMKEQCLDFVLVVLDSLPKPEINCNSSDGELVLNCTANFHGSLNYTWKLSNNPHSYRNQELSIPLKNVDITTSATCIIKYSQTERSSEISLIQCLPEGKGDSSHKRHRNILIWAGLLTASIVLVVILEFLRRKGIIKLGTRRNTAQNKSPVNGSGEHEQLYPGNSQQQSNSEGDRALNENDRALKGKKIVKNAVNQEEVIQDAGGENGGYLDNST; encoded by the exons ATGTGGCTGCTGACCTCGCTCCTGTGCCTTTCGCCCCTCCTGG CACATGGCTACTATAAGGAAATAATTGGCATTGTGGgagaaaattttacttttccagTACAAATAGACCGAAAAATAGTGGAAGCTGTctggaagaaaaacaaggataAAGTGGTTGAATGGGATGTTCAAACCAAACCGACATATTTTAATCGTCTCGGCAACAGGACTGTACTTATGGAGAATGGATCCTTGACTATAGTGAACTTGGAGAAGGATGATGCTGGCACATATGAGTTAGTGTACTGGGATTCTATGAAAGAACAATGCTTAGACTTCGTACTTGTTGTGTTAG ATTCCCTTCCAAAACCTGAAATAAATTGCAACAGCAGTGATGGTGAACTTGTATTAAACTGTACAGCAAATTTCCATGGGTCTCTGAATTACACTTGGAAGCTCAGTAACAATCCACACAGTTATCGGAACCAGGAGCTTTCCATCCCTTTGAAGAATGTTGATATTACCACCAGCGCTACATGTATCATTAAATATTCACAAACAGAAAGGAGCTCCGAAATCTCTTTGATTCAATGCcttccagaaggaaaag gagacaGTTCTCACAAACGACATAGAAATATTCTTATATGGGCTGGCCTCCTTACTGCATCTATTGTCCTAGTGGTAATCCTAGAATTCCTGCGCAGGAAAG GTATAATTAAACTTGGAACAAGAAGAAATACTGCTCAGAATAAGAGTCCAGTGAATGGCTCAG GAGAGCATGAGCAACTTTACCCTGGGAACAGCCAACAACAATCTAACTCAGAGGGAG ACAGAGCATTGAATGAGAATGACAGGGCCCTGAAAGGCAAGAAGATAGTTAAGAATGCTGTAAATCAGGAAG AAGTGATACAGGATGCAGGAGGTGAAAATGGGGGGTACCTGGACAACTCCACTTAA